The DNA segment GCGCTGGCGGCGATGGTCTCAGTGCCATCACCGATCTCTTAATCGACGCTGGTGATTTAACGATTAGCGCTGGTGGTGGCAGTAGCACCAGTGTGAGCGCTGATGCTTCAGCCAAAGGCCTGAAAGCTGGTCAAAATTTAGTGATTGGCGATGGCACGATCACGATCGATGCTGCTGAAGATGCGCTGCATTCCGATAGCAATGTCACGATCAATGCTGGCACAATCAACCTAGCCGCTGGCGATGATGGTGCCCATGCCGATGCAAACCTCACGATCAACGGCGGCGATCTGACAATTAGCACCTCGTATGAGGGTCTCGAAAGCGCCGTCATCACGATTAACGATGGCACAATTAGCCTTGTAGCCCAAGATGATGGGGTGAATGTGGCTGGTGGCGATGGTTCGAGTATGCAGGGTGGCGGCATGGGTCGGCCCAATCGCAACGATAGCTTTGCTGCTGGCAACTACTTTTTGTATATCAACGGCGGTACATTGGTGGTCAATGCTGCTGGCGACGGCTTAGATGCCAATGGCTCGATCGTGATGAACGGTGGTTTGGTGTTAGTTCACGGCCCAACCGAGCAAATGAACGGCGCATTGGATTATGATGGTGGGTTCGCGTTGAATGGTGGCGTATTTGCTGCGGCTGGCAGTGCGGGCATGGTCCAAGCACCCGACACCAGCTCAACGCAAGCCTCAGTGCTGATCAACTACAGCTCAGCCCAAGCTGCTGGCAATTTAATACAAATTCTTGATCAATCAGGCAAGGCGATTGTGAGCTTTGCGCCCAGCAAACAATACCAAGCCTTGGTCTTCTCATCGCCAGAGCTGCAACAAGGCGCAAGCTACACGATCAATAGCGGTGGCTCACTGCAAACGAGTTCGGCCAGTGGCTTCTCGTCGGAAACAGCCAATGCAGGCGGCACAGCTTACGCCACTTTCAGCGTCAGCGATATCGTGACCCAAGTTGGCCAGCGCATGGGACGACAACGCTAAAAGCTAAAGTCAAAAGGCAGAAGTCAAAAATCAAAAAGCGTGGCTATAGGCTGAAGGCAATTGGCTAATGGAACATGAGATAGTGTTTCAAACCAGTCAAAAGCCTATAGCCTATAGCCACACTCCATTTGCGTCCTTCGTGGTTCTGACCACGCCAAAACTTCAAGCCAACATAGCTTTTATCCAAACGTTTTACTGCAATCGGGCTAATTGCTGCTCAACCCATGGTACGCTATCGAGCAAGGCCATGCCAAGCCATGGCTGGGTTGAATCAAGCGGCAAGACGATTTTCCGCAGTTCCCATACATCAGCAGAAGCACCACAATTACGCCATGCGGCTTGAATAATCTGCACACTTTCGGCAATGTGCTGGCGCTCAACGTAGTAGTTAATGATTTGGTGCAAGGACTTAATCCGTTTCGTCAGCCTAGTAAACCCATGCGAGATTTGATATGCAGCAACGACAGCATCGGTTTGCAGCAATGCTGGAATCAGATAATCCAAGACAGCATCTCTTTTTTCTGATACTTCATCATTGGCAATCAGCGTTTGAGCAAAAGCCAAATCGCCTCGTTGCGCATAGTTCAAAGCGATAGCATCAATACTTAAGTAATTAGGACAAAGCCGACTTATTTCAGCAATAATCGTTTCTACCATCACGCGGTCATCAACTTGAGCATAGCCATTGGCAACGATTCTTAGGACTTGGGCACGCTGGAACGGCACTGAAATAGCCATAGCAAACTGATAGGCTTTGCCCAAAAAATCTGGATGCCCACGCACCGCATAGGCCGTACAGCTATTGGCTAATACAGTAAATAGCGCATTTGCATAACTGCTTGGTTCAATACCATCGGCTAAACCAAGCATATCAGCCAAAAATATGTCAGTATCTGAATCGGTAGCATGCTGAATATATTCCATCGCAACATAATGATAGGCAGTAACGTTTGGTCGAGATTGGGCAATGGAATGGGCATATGCTAACCAATCGGCAAAATCTGGGTAATTGGCTTGTTTGATATAGGCTCTAGCAATTTCACAAAGCACTTTCACATACCAATCTACGGGCAAAGCTGGATGCCGCATAGTACGGATGGAATCCAATAGGCTGGGAAGATACTGATTAGAACCATAGTTAATCTGAGCAATCGCCAAATCTTTTAGACATTCAAGCACACTAATTCGATCAGTGATTATCCTCAATAGCTCAATTATTTCAGCATAATAACCTGTTACCAGCATCGCAAAACCATGCGAATGCCCCTTGACTATAATCTCGCACAAATTCCGTGCATACACCTCAGGTCGGGATCGGCTCAAGTTAAGCGTCGCATAGGCTTGCTCAATCTCACCATTATCAGCACAGATGCGACTTATTGTTCTAAGGTTATAATCCTTAAATCCAAGAATAATAATTGATTGAGCCAACTTGAGGGCATCAGCCAACATGGCATAGGCAGCATAGCTCTTAATTAATATAGGAATGGCAATTTCTTGATCTATTTCAGTTTGGAGCAATGGTACGAGTTGACTCGCCTCAGCGCTCATAAGCTGCCCTTGGGCTTGAAATTCACTCGCCAAAACGGTATCCCCAAGCTCACATAAACGTATCAGTCGAGAGCGCGGGTTTTCAATCTTTCGCGCATGGGTTAATGCTTCAAGCACATAGGTTTGAGCTTGTGAATGATTCTGTTGCTCAATTGCTTGCCTTAAGAGCATTTGTAACAGTTGGACCGCTAGCTGCGGCTCGGTACTAGCATCAACCATCTGACGAACAAGGTTAATCTCACCATGATTAAAGTAGATCGTAGCCTTCTCGAACAACAATGAATATTCAAAGGTTGCTCGCTGACCAATTAATAAGGCGGTTTGAACAACCCGCTCACAGAGATCTTCATAGCCATAGCGCTTAACATGTTCGGTCAGCCACAGGAACTCCGACATTTGTTCATGGAAAAGATGCTGCTTATCAATCGTTGTAATTTTAGCCAGTGCTTCAGCAAAAATACCCCAAGCGTGATCATGCAAGTGCTGACGAGCATAGGTATCACCAATTTGGAGCAAGCTTTTTGCCGAATAATGGCGGTGCTCAATGGTTGCGAGCGCACGTTGCAGCACCACCAGCGTCTGCTTAATTTGCAAATTTTGCGCATAACTGGTCGCTAGGAGACACAGACTTTCTCTCTTTTTTTCATCCCCAGTAATCAACTCAATCGCTTGCTCAGCCTTGGCAAAATCAGCATATTTACAATACCAAGCAGCTAACGCAGCATATGCCCGATCGCGGTAAAACTCATCGGTAATCGTCGTGGTCAACTCGGCTGCAATTGCGATCTCATTCCATTTGAGATAGATACGAACAAGTTCAATCCGAGAGTCATCCTTTCGAATCATCGGATGCAAGCTTTGAGCTTTGGCCAGATTCCCTCGATCGAGGTAGCCACGGATCACGGCCAATACAGCCGCCTTGATTTTTCCGCCTTGCCGTTGGGAGCCAGCTCGATCGGAGTAGCCACGGATCACGGCCAATACAGCTACGGGTTGAACATCATCAGTTAAGCGTTTGCTCAAGGCTCGAGCGTAGGCCAAGAGCGCACGGGACTGGCGATAATTGCCAAGCCGCCAAGCAATCGTTGCAAGCACACTCTTAATTTCGACCACATGCTCAGCCTGAGCAAATGGTAATGCTTCGATTAACAGTTGCTGGGCCTTAGTAAATTCTCCAATCAACATAAGTGCTTGCGCCAATACCATGGCACTTTTAATGCGATATTTTGCTGTTTGAATCTGACCAACCATAATCCAAGCCTGATCAAAATCACGCTGTTTGATGGCAATGTCGATCAAATAGGCAAGGGTTTTATCACGACCGATATCCGATGTCAATGTTAATGTGATCGGATATGCAAAAGTGAGCAAGCCCTGGTCAGCATAAGCCATTGCAACGTAATGCAACCGATCATCACGCATGATGGGATTGTGGATACTACGCGCCGTTTGCTCCATACGTTGGAGGATTTTCAAGCCTAGCTCAGGTTCAGCATACTGAATGACTCGCGACCATAACAGCACTTGACGTGCTTGATCTGAACAAATATCAATTTGGGCCAACGCTTCGGATAAACGGCCAACGGCTGCCAAAATCACAAATACATTATCATGCCATTGATCAGCATGGGCCGTGAGGCTGGTGCGCAGCAGGCTATAGCGCCACAAGCGCGGCAACAATTCAAGCTGCTGTTCGATGCTCTGGCCAGCGGCAATTACGCTCTCGCGAGCACGATCCAAATCCAAGCCATACAAGCGGGTGCTTGGTTCAAAGCGCACTTTGTGCTCGCCATAATCACCGGCATCGATCACCTGCCACAAGGCTTCCCACTGTTCCGCGCAATCCAAATGGGTGATGTAATGCTGCCGCGCATACCAGCGCCGTGCCTGTTCGACGAATTCAGCACTATCCTGCCAGATCTGGTCAAGCTGCGTACCACCCCACTGCGCCATCCGTCCATGCCACGCACGGCGTTCCGCTGCCGCAAATTCGTGGTCGATCAGAAAATCGTGAAACAACAAATGGCGTAGGGCTACGCGCTGATCAGCGGCAACACTGACCCAATCACTCATCAGGGGCAGCGCTTCGGCAATCGCGTCAACTGATTGTTCGAGAATCCCCGCAAGCACTGCTGGCTCAAGCGGTTCTTGGGTTATCAACAACACCGCCAATAGCGGGCGAATCAGCGCTTGCCAGTGGCGCGGCGCTGCTTGTTCGATCCGTGCAAGGCTCAGCCGAAAGAGATTGGTTGCGTCAGCACTGGCATAGTCGAGCAATGGCAGTAATTCTGCTGATGTGGTGTGGCGCAGCACATTGGCCGCCAGTTCGACCAACAAGGCATTGCCCCTGACTGCTTGCGCTAAACCGTGCCACAACGCTGGCTCCAACGTCGGCTGCACCTGCTGCCAACGCCCAATCGCATCCTGTTCGTGCAACGGTGGAACCTGATAAACAACCCCATGCTCAAGTGCTAAACTATCGATCGTCTCGTTGGGCCGCGAGCCAAGCACTATCACGATGCCAAGAGGCAGTTGCAAGGGCAAAAAGCTAATATCGCGGGTTCCATCCACCTCGGGCTGCAATTGATCCAAGCCATCGAGATAGATCGTTTCGCTGATACCACGCGCCGCGAGCGTTTGTAGCAACTGGCCAAATTCGAGGCGCAAAGCGGGGTAGCTATCGGCAGGAAAATAGTTGCTCGCCAGATCATGTTTGAGTAGCAGTTGGGCAACGATACTGCGCAGCACGTCGAGTTGATAGGCACGGCCTGGAGTCAGCGCAATAAAATGCTGCGGGGTTTGGTCTAGCCCAGCATTCACAATTAGTTGGGCGAGCAGGCTACTTTTGCCCGCCCCAGCCTCACCCGTGACCAACACGTAGCCACCGCTTGGGCGGGTTTGGTCGATTAATTCACGAATCGCGGCTTGTTCGGATTGACGGCCAACGAAGCCTGTGAGCCGCAACTGCACCAAACGAGCACTTTCACGCTGGTTAGCGGCTTCATGTAAAACCTGAGTGTTTGGGGTCGTCATCATGCTTCTCCTCAATTCAACCTATCGTGCCAGAGCATAGTACAGATGGATTTGATTATATCGTTGATCCACGAAGGGCACGAAGGGCACGAAGGCTGATTTTTAGCAACGAATCCCACACATGATCCATTAATGCTCTGCATCACTGCGTTAAACACCGGCACATGTTCTCTTGGAGCATCATCAAATAAATCTGTGCTCATCTGTAGCAAAAAACTTAACCTTCGCGATCTTCGCGTCCTTGGTGGTTTCAATCCTAGCCCCTGACCCCTAACAACTAATCCTGCATCGCTCAATTCGGCTAAAATATGGCTATCGCCTAGTATGGGAGCCTAGTCATGACCACAAGCAGCAAACACCAAGCTTGGCAAATTGGGTTGATCATTGGTTTTTGGCCGATTGTACTTTTTGCCCTGTTCAATGATTCGGCTTGGCTCTATGCCCGAGGCTTCAACGGCCAAATCATCAGCAATATTGCTGCACCGCTCTACTTTGGCTTGATGATCTATCACTTGCGCCCCGACCAACGCCTGATTGCCTTAGTGTTTGTGCCATTTTCGGCGCTTGGCGAATATGTATTTAGTCTATTGCTTGAGCTTTACAGCTACAAATTTGAGGCAATTCCAATCTATGTGCCGTTTGGCCATGCAATTTTACTTAGCACAGGCCTGTTGATCAGCGAATTGGCCTGGGTTAAACAACGCAAACAACGCTTACGCTTAAGTTTATTGCTCGGTCATATCAGTTTGTTTATTAGCGCATTTTTATTGTTCAATGATAGCTTGAGTTTATTGTTTGGGCTGGGGTTTAGCCTGATTTTATTGCTCTATCGTGCCCAATTATTACATTTAATTATGGGCTTTTTGGTGCTCTATATCGAGCTTTTAGGCACGTGGCTCGGCTGTTGGCGCTGGGATCTCAACCCACTCAATGGATTATTGCACACCACCAACCCACCAGTTGGGGCGTTTGTTTGTTATGTGATTGCCGATATTATTGTGATTATGAGCTTACGCTGGCTACGCTGGATGCGGGGCTATCGCCGCAACCCGCATGCCAAAGGCTCAGCCGCCTATTACCAGCAAAAACTAGCCTTGACCCAACAAATTTATGCTGAGCAAGGTGGCGAATCGGTCACTAGCAACGATGATGGTTTTGGTAAAGGCTATGCTTTGGGCACAGTCGGCTTACGTTATGTCGAATTAAATCAGCATTCAGCAGCAATAACCTGTTTTGAACGTACCCGCCAACTAGCTCAAAGCCGCAATGACCTAGCGATTTTTCATTTGGCGGGCTGGCATCTAGGCCAAATCTTGCTCCAACAAGGCCAAGAACATGAGGCGATGACGTTATTACAAGCTTATGTCAATTATCTTCAAGCCAGCAATTCGGCTCAAGCCAAGCATTTTGCAGCACAACTTGCTCAATCACAGCTTAATACAAGCGATAACTCAGCTTCAATAATGTCTCAATAGTACTAGCATTGTTTGCTTCACTTAAACTAAGCAGGTCAGGCAAGTCTTGATTTAATTGACGTTTCAACCAAGCATGACCATCGCGAAATTCTGGCTCAAAAATCGTATTAAGGCTTACAATAATTGTTTCAGCTGCTAGCATAAATTGATGCGCAAGCTGATATTTAAGCAACCCCGCCGCGACACAGCCAAACCCGACCAAATTTTCAGCCAATCCACGCTGGTCATCAAGCACTAAAAAGCCATGAATACTTTGCTGAAACAAGCCATAGGCCTGATAAAAATCGCCTGTTCGCAGCGCTAAAAAGCCCATAGCTACTTGCGATTGGGCAATCCCCAAACGATGATTAATCGTGCAACGAACCACAAATGCATCGCGATGATTGTTCCAAGCAGCCTTAAAATCGCCTAGTGCTGCATAAGTATTACCTAAATGTGCCAGCGAGATGGCGATTCCGCGTTGGTGTCCAACTTGCCGTCGATAGATCAAGGCTTGTTCTAACAATTCACGGGTTCGTTGATAATCACCTGATACAAAGACAGCATTAGCCAAATTACTTAACGATTGAGCCATCCCACGGATAAAGCCCAGATCACGTCGAATTGTAAAAGCTTCGGTATACAAATGCTCAGCCGTTGTATAATCACCACGATCAAAGGCAATAATTCCTAAATCATTCAGTGAACTTGCCATAGCAAAAAGATCGCCCGCCTCGCGACGAAGCGCTAAACTTTGCTCCAAAGCATGATAAGCCTCGGCATAACGCCGTTGATCGGATAGAATTACACCCAATTGAAATAAAGCACGGGCCATTCCCAATGGATTGGCTAGTTGTCGCCAATGATCAAGACTTTGCTGCACATGAGCAAGGCCTTGATCATAATAGCCTTGTTGCCATAAAATATTAGCAATATCAATTAAAACTTCGGCGACACCCTCAGCGTTACCTAGCTTTAAATAACTGGTTCGGGCTTGCTCCAACCACGTTAGGCCTTGCTCGAACTGACCAAGTTCGCCATAAATCTTGCCAATACTCCAAAGCCCCTTAATCGCAGCATCGGCAGTAGACGGTAAGGCTTGAATAATGCTTTGATATGCCTCAATCGCTGCTTGCGGCTTACCAACAATCTGAAGAATCTCGCCTATTGGCAATAGGACTGACCAATGTTCGGCTGCTGGTAATAAGGTGAGGAGTTGCCGATAGAACAATAAAGCAGCTTCATTGGCATAAGATTGTTGTGCCGTTTTAGCCGCCTTCCACAAATATTCAATTTTCTTGCGGTGATTGTCACTGCGCGTAAAGTGATAGCAAATCACATCGAGATAGCTTGGATCATCGGCATAATGCTGCTCAAGAAAATGGCCAAATTGCTCATGCAAGGTCGATCGTGTAGCATAGGTTAAGCTTTCATAGGTCACTTCATACGTTAACATATGCTTGAAAATATAGGCAATCTCTGGCTCAAAACTATGCTTAATCGTTAAATCCAGACGATCAAGTATTTCAAGATCAGTTTGAATTGCTTGATAATCGCCAAGCTGTGGATAAACACCCCATAACCAATGGAGCTTAAATAACCGCCCAATAATACTTGCAATTTTGATCGTCAATTGTTGGTGCTGATTGAGTTGATCAATTCTGCTTAAAATTAAGCTCGAAAGGCTGGCGGGCAGTTGTAATTTGCTAATAACCGCAGCATCATTCAGATCTAAGCCTTGCGTATGAACATAATTAAGCAATTCTTCGAGATAAAACGGATTACCCTCAGCTTGATTGATTAAATGGGCCGCCAATGAGCTCGATATCTGTTGCTCACCAAGCCAATGCTGCATTTTATAAGCAACCAATTGGCTTGCTTCGCCCTGATTAAATTCATGGAGCGTCACGCTACCCCAATATGATAATTGCGGTAGACGCTGACTAATCAACTCATTCTGAATCGCTGGACGATAGCCCAAAATGATGCAAATCGGCAAGTGTTCAATTACTTGGCTAATTGCCCACAACAAATCAGCTGAAAGTGGGTCGATCCAATGGCAATCTTCTAGAATTAAGATCAGCGGTTGACGCATTGCCCGTAGCCGTAAAGCTTGGATTAAAACTGCTTCACGCGCCAATTTTTGCATTTGTGGCTCAAGTAATGCTGTCGTTTCGTTGGCGGGAATCGCCAAATTAAATATCGTTCCCAGCAATGGCAAGCGATTAAGGAGGCTTGGATCGATCAACTCCAGTTGAAAATTTAAAACCCGAATCTGGGTTGCCAGATCCCAATTTGGTTCAATGCAGAAAAAAGCTCGCCAAATTGCGTTCCAAACCAAATAAGGGCTATTTTCGCCATAGGCTTCGCATTCCCCACGATAAATATTCCAGTGGTCAGTATCAACTTGTTGGAGATAAGCATTAATCAAATGCGATTTGCCAATCCCTGGATCGCCAACAATCGCCATAATCTGTCCATGGCCTGTCAAGGCTTGTCCAGTTACGCTTAACAATGTTGCTAATTCGCTAGCACGCCCGATTAATCGCAGATTACTTGCGACCTCAGGCAAACGGACTGATGCTGCCGAAGCTCGTTGTTGAAGCGCCATCAGGGCAATTGGTTGAGGCTTACCTTTGAGCATAACCGCAGGTAAGACTTGCCAATCAAACTGCGTCTGCGTATGGTGAGCCAGTTCCATACTCACCAAAATCTGGTCAGGTTCAGCCTGCTCCATCAAGCGAGCAGCCACATTAATTGAGTCCCCAATCGTTGTATAATCTTGGCGAATAGTCGAACCTACCAGCCCACAATAAACCACTCCACTGGTTAGACCTAAGGCAGATTGATAGCCTAATTGATGAGTTTGCTCACGCACACCTAAAGCACAATCTAAAATCCGCAAAGGATCATCTTCATGGGCGATTGGCGCACCAAATAAGATCATACTTGTGATGCCTTTATCGCCAGCCGTTACATGGCTGAGATACCCATCATACTGAGCACTAATTGCCGTGAGCATGCTCGCCCACTCGCGCATGCTTGCAAGCCCCTGCGGTGATTGCTCAACCCGTAGTTGAGCAAATAAGACATACACAAGCCGATGTTCATTGATAAATGAGGCCTGATTGTCAGCTAAGCGCTTGGCAATTAATGGATGGATAAACATTTCAGCTCTAGCAGGCAATTGTGCAGGTGACAAGCTAGGTTGAGTGATTGATGCTCCAGGTTGGCAGCGTTGGAGCCAATAATAATTATCGCGGGCTTGGGCTTCGACATAGGGCTGAACAATATGCCAAAGCTCAGCAGTTAAACCAATCTCCCCTTCTAGTGCTTGGGTTTCAACCAAACTACTTTCAATTAGAGGTTGGCCAACTAATAACGGCACTAAGCGTTGTTGTGGAAGGCCTGCCATACCACAGATAAGCTCACCATGAGCTAACCCAATCTTCATCGTTAAACGAATAGCTACAAACTCATTGATTAACGTATTGGTCTGAAATTGGTTCATCGCTGCTTGAATTGCAAGGCTACAACGCAAAGCTTGCAGGGCAATCGGTGTTTGCTGAGGAGTTTTATAGCAAAAAAGTGCCGTCAATGCATCACCGCTAAAGCCCCAAACAACTCCACCAGCTGTCTGAATCAGATCGATCATTGCTTCAAAGACTTGGTTTAGCACTAACGTTAACTGCTCAGTGCCACGAGCACCAAGATCACCAGCTTGATCACTTAATGCGGTAAAGTCCGCAATATCAGCGAACATAACAATCGCATGAAATCGCTGTTCTGCCAAAAGATCACTTGAAGATTCTGCCGTATTCAGGAGTTTAAGCAACGGTAGGGGAAGCAATGGCAATAATGATTGCATAGTAAAGCCCTAGTAGGATGATCATCGCTGTGTATAAGCATCCTAGCATACCTATACAAAAATACCATCCCTGGATCTTGACAGTTATTCGGTCACCGCAGCATAACGATGTTCCTCGCCCCCATCTTCTTGGGGGGTTTCTTGCTCACTCACATCGACATTCAGCCCAATCGTCGCCCAACAATCAAGCAGTTCATTGCTCATATAGTGATGATGCAAATCAAGAAAATACAGATTGCGAATAGCTTCACTGGCGAATAAGGCTTCGGCTCCCACGTCGCTCAAGTTGCCCAGCGAAAGGTCGAGATAGCTAATCTGCTCAAGAATCGGGGCATCGACCAGTGCTTGAGCTAGATCATCGGCATATTCACAATCGCGCAAGCCCAAAACTTCTAAATTTGGAAAACATTCAGCATTCAAGATTGGTTGTAAATCGGCCACCGTCGAATCGCCGCCATAGTAATCGCAGCCCAGCCATAGCTCCAAATGTTCAAGTGCTGGAAAATCAGCAGCAACAACATCGCGCACAACTTGCGCTGCCAAACCGCCAGTCTGAATCACCAAGGCCTTGAGCTGTTGATGCTGAACTGCGCCAAAACTGAGGTTTGAGCCACCGCGAATCACCAAATATTCAAGTTGTGGGAAGGCTGCCAAAACTGGGGCATAATTGCCTTGGGTAATCCATGAAATTTCCCATTCTTCGTAGGTAAAGTCGCCAACGAACAAGGCTTTGAGCAAGGGCAACTGTTCACGCGCAGCGCTGATGCTGGCTAAAACCGTATCAATATCGCCAGGATCAACTTGCTCGTGCCACCAGCGGCCAATCACCAAGCCCGTGGTTTTGGCTGGCTCATCAGTGGCGAGCCAGGCATTAAAATAATCTGCCCATGGTTGAGGTGCTGTTTTGGCTTCATAGTCGTATTCCAAATGCAGCCGCACAGGATGCCCAATCGATTCAAATTGTTCTTGTCCATCCCAGTTAGCAATGGTCGAGTCGCCGAAGTAACCGATCCAATCAAACACCATACTCTACCTCTTTCTTTGGGTAATAACTACTGGCATCCAAACTAGGCTAAGTATTCACGAATCGCGATCTCGCGTGGTTCTTCGTCTTCACCATCTCCGGGGTCTGCAACGGCTTGTTGACAGCTAACCTCAACGGCAAGCTCAATTGCCGACCAGCAATCAAGCATGGCATCACTCAGATAGTGGTAGTGCAGCACGATCATGTTGAGTTTGCGAATTGCTGGGCTGGCAAATAAGGCTTCAGCTCCAACATCACTCAAATTGCCCAGCGATAGATCGAGAACTTTGATCCGCTCAAGGATTGGGGCATGGGCAAGGGCTTGGGCAAGATCGTCGGCATATTCACAATTGCGTAAGGCCAAGGTTGTTAAATTTGGCAAGCCTGTGCCATTCAAAATCGGCTGCAAATCAGCAATCGTCGAATCGCCCCCATGGTAGGCGCAGCCCAACCATAGTTCCAAGTGTTCAAGCGCTGGAAAATCGGCGGCAGCAAGCTCGCGCACGGCTTGGGCTGGTAAGCCAGCGGTTTGCACAACCAAGGTTTTGAGTTGCTGATGTTGAACTGCACCAAAGCTTAAACCAGCGCCACCGCGAATCACCAACGATTCAAGCTGGGGATAGGCTGCCAAAACTGGCGCATAATTGCCTTGCCTAATCCACGAAATATCCCATTTTTTATCAGTAACATTGCCCACAAACAGCGCTCTCAGCAGTGGCAAGCGTTCACGTGCGTTAGCAACATGGGCTAAAACATAGTCAGCACTCACTCGCTCAGCTGGATCATCCCAATGCC comes from the Chloroflexota bacterium genome and includes:
- a CDS encoding tetratricopeptide repeat protein encodes the protein MQSLLPLLPLPLLKLLNTAESSSDLLAEQRFHAIVMFADIADFTALSDQAGDLGARGTEQLTLVLNQVFEAMIDLIQTAGGVVWGFSGDALTALFCYKTPQQTPIALQALRCSLAIQAAMNQFQTNTLINEFVAIRLTMKIGLAHGELICGMAGLPQQRLVPLLVGQPLIESSLVETQALEGEIGLTAELWHIVQPYVEAQARDNYYWLQRCQPGASITQPSLSPAQLPARAEMFIHPLIAKRLADNQASFINEHRLVYVLFAQLRVEQSPQGLASMREWASMLTAISAQYDGYLSHVTAGDKGITSMILFGAPIAHEDDPLRILDCALGVREQTHQLGYQSALGLTSGVVYCGLVGSTIRQDYTTIGDSINVAARLMEQAEPDQILVSMELAHHTQTQFDWQVLPAVMLKGKPQPIALMALQQRASAASVRLPEVASNLRLIGRASELATLLSVTGQALTGHGQIMAIVGDPGIGKSHLINAYLQQVDTDHWNIYRGECEAYGENSPYLVWNAIWRAFFCIEPNWDLATQIRVLNFQLELIDPSLLNRLPLLGTIFNLAIPANETTALLEPQMQKLAREAVLIQALRLRAMRQPLILILEDCHWIDPLSADLLWAISQVIEHLPICIILGYRPAIQNELISQRLPQLSYWGSVTLHEFNQGEASQLVAYKMQHWLGEQQISSSLAAHLINQAEGNPFYLEELLNYVHTQGLDLNDAAVISKLQLPASLSSLILSRIDQLNQHQQLTIKIASIIGRLFKLHWLWGVYPQLGDYQAIQTDLEILDRLDLTIKHSFEPEIAYIFKHMLTYEVTYESLTYATRSTLHEQFGHFLEQHYADDPSYLDVICYHFTRSDNHRKKIEYLWKAAKTAQQSYANEAALLFYRQLLTLLPAAEHWSVLLPIGEILQIVGKPQAAIEAYQSIIQALPSTADAAIKGLWSIGKIYGELGQFEQGLTWLEQARTSYLKLGNAEGVAEVLIDIANILWQQGYYDQGLAHVQQSLDHWRQLANPLGMARALFQLGVILSDQRRYAEAYHALEQSLALRREAGDLFAMASSLNDLGIIAFDRGDYTTAEHLYTEAFTIRRDLGFIRGMAQSLSNLANAVFVSGDYQRTRELLEQALIYRRQVGHQRGIAISLAHLGNTYAALGDFKAAWNNHRDAFVVRCTINHRLGIAQSQVAMGFLALRTGDFYQAYGLFQQSIHGFLVLDDQRGLAENLVGFGCVAAGLLKYQLAHQFMLAAETIIVSLNTIFEPEFRDGHAWLKRQLNQDLPDLLSLSEANNASTIETLLKLSYRLY
- a CDS encoding STM4015 family protein; protein product: MRFYVEDDDPDPWHVFFNDWLTGEDPAYTTGIVLDRWWHWDDPAERVSADYVLAHVANARERLPLLRALFVGNVTDKKWDISWIRQGNYAPVLAAYPQLESLVIRGGAGLSFGAVQHQQLKTLVVQTAGLPAQAVRELAAADFPALEHLELWLGCAYHGGDSTIADLQPILNGTGLPNLTTLALRNCEYADDLAQALAHAPILERIKVLDLSLGNLSDVGAEALFASPAIRKLNMIVLHYHYLSDAMLDCWSAIELAVEVSCQQAVADPGDGEDEEPREIAIREYLA
- a CDS encoding STM4015 family protein yields the protein MVFDWIGYFGDSTIANWDGQEQFESIGHPVRLHLEYDYEAKTAPQPWADYFNAWLATDEPAKTTGLVIGRWWHEQVDPGDIDTVLASISAAREQLPLLKALFVGDFTYEEWEISWITQGNYAPVLAAFPQLEYLVIRGGSNLSFGAVQHQQLKALVIQTGGLAAQVVRDVVAADFPALEHLELWLGCDYYGGDSTVADLQPILNAECFPNLEVLGLRDCEYADDLAQALVDAPILEQISYLDLSLGNLSDVGAEALFASEAIRNLYFLDLHHHYMSNELLDCWATIGLNVDVSEQETPQEDGGEEHRYAAVTE